DNA from Musa acuminata AAA Group cultivar baxijiao chromosome BXJ1-5, Cavendish_Baxijiao_AAA, whole genome shotgun sequence:
CTTTTACGGCAAGAAACTGAGACGCTTGATATGACGTGTCGATCACATCGGACCGTTTGATGTAGATATTGGACCATGAAAAATTAGATGACTAGTTGGAGAGGATCCGTCATCGTTATCGCAATCATAAATCTCGAAGTTGTTAGCCAGTGCAGTCGATGACCGTACTCGAACGTCTCTCCCTGCAATAAGTTGTGCACCGGGGTCAGGTTCCCCGTCTTCCTCTCTGCTGTCAGATCTCTCATCGCTTTCCCATGGCGGTGGCCTCCTCCTTGCCGCCGTCATCACTTGCGCTCTCGCTAGTTTCTGTCGTCGTCCTCCTTTCGACTGCGGATCTCGCTTTCTCTTTGATTCCACCGTCAAGCTCGCCCTCTCCCTCGCCGGTTCCAGGAGGTCCGCTCCGATCGTCTCCCGCACCCTCGCCGGACTCCCCTCCCTCGCCATCGCCATCGCCGTCGCCCGAGAACCTTCTCTCTCCACTGGTGCCGGCGCTGCCGCCGGAGGTGCCTTCGCCCGCTCCGACCCCATCCGCGACGCCGTCGCCAGCACCGGTGCCGAGCCACGAGGAGATCCAGTCCGGGGAGGTCGCCGACCAAGCGGGCCGTGACGGAGAAGGGGGAGGGATGAGCGGGGAGAAGAAGGCGGGGATCGCAGTGGGGGTGGTACTGGGGGTGGCGGTGCTCGCGGGCGGTGCTGTGCTGTACAAGAAGCGGCAGGACAACATCCGGCGGTCCAGGTACGGCTACGCCACCCGCATGGAGATGCTTTGAGATTCACAAGCCAATCGATCgattgatgataatgatgatgatcgcGAGGGATCTCGATCCACTAAATCACCATCATTGATTCTATTGGATCGGATTCATCACAATCTTACTCTTCGATCTCTATACGCTTCTTCTCATACCTTTGCTCTCGTTGTAGTGTTTGTCTTGGTTATACTTTTAGACTTGGATTGTTTTTAGCATCTTATCTATTAACCATATAATTGTTGGTTAAGATTGTCTTCGAGATGATGATTATACGGCATGAgaccttcatatgataaaaatatacataatttaaaatatgatacCAACAATAAAGTATAACAAATTGAACTCATTCACAATATCTAACAGAAAAAAACAAACTTACCAGGTGAATAAAAAGGGATGGAGTTAAGAGGAGCCACTGTAACTGTTTCACATTACCTCCTGATGTGAATGATGAAGTCTTGGCATGGCCATGTTTGGTGGGTTCTATTTATATGATTCATATCCATCAATAGGTGATAACTGGTTGTCTCCATTATGAATAGGTAGCTTCATTTTACGTCATTCAAAATCAAATTTAGTTGGGTGTCAGTTGCATTAACCACACCCATACCAAAAACTATGCTACAAATCAGATCCATTAATAGCAGCATTCTACAACTTGAAAGCAAATGGGTCAAAGAAGAACAAGTTTTGTGCATCCCTTTCACATTATGTCTATGTAGTTTCTTATTAACATTTTATATGTTAGGTGTCCATATGATTTAACTTCAATACTGAAGAACTTATGTTGTACATAAGTAAGTCTTTAGAAATCCATAATATAGAGCCACAGTATCTTTTCTTCAAAAGGTATCCTCAAAACTTGTGTTCTGATCAACTTAGAAACAATAATATAATACTAGGGACATTTTATCTATTAAGCAATCTCATCATTTTCGACCTCCCAGcaacatctcaaaaaaaaaaaaaaaaagtaactttcataataaattttgcaTGTAATAGataattatgtatgcatattattATAATTCATGATGTTTTCTTAAGTATAAATTTTTTacatattgaagatgtgttgataAATTTTCAACATGTTTCTAATGGTTAAAGCACAATATCCGCTTTTTGGGCATATTATACAGTCCTTGAATAAAAagagaaatgaaaaaaatatg
Protein-coding regions in this window:
- the LOC103985080 gene encoding vegetative cell wall protein gp1, producing the protein MAVASSLPPSSLALSLVSVVVLLSTADLAFSLIPPSSSPSPSPVPGGPLRSSPAPSPDSPPSPSPSPSPENLLSPLVPALPPEVPSPAPTPSATPSPAPVPSHEEIQSGEVADQAGRDGEGGGMSGEKKAGIAVGVVLGVAVLAGGAVLYKKRQDNIRRSR